One genomic segment of Phalacrocorax carbo chromosome Z, bPhaCar2.1, whole genome shotgun sequence includes these proteins:
- the TMEM161B gene encoding transmembrane protein 161B isoform X4: MGVIGVQLVVTMVMASVIQKIIPHYSLARWLLCSGSLRWYQHPTEEELRTLAGKQRGKTKKDRKYNGHIENKPLTIPKDIDLHLETKSVTERDTIALHYFPEYQWLVDFTVAATVVYVVTEAYYSVVKPSQEMNISVVWCLLVLAFAVKVLFSLTTHYFKVEDGGERSVCVTFGFFFFVKAMAILIVTENYLEFGLESGFSNFSESAMQFLEKQGLESQTLLHLNFLAPLFMVLLWVKPITKDYIMNPPLGKESVPLMSEDTFDTMRLWIIILLCALRLAMMRHHLQAYLNLAQKSVDQMKKEAGRINMVDLQKMVARVFYYLCVIALQYVAPLVMLLHTTLLLKTLGNYSWGIYPELNSDTPVENSPLPSSVYSESPPADGKMKVTVVQITMALGSLKNIFTPLLFRGLLSFLTWWIAACLFSTSLFGLFYHQYLTVA, translated from the exons tttacGGTGGTATCAGCATCCTACGGAAGAAGAACTACGGACTCTTGCAGGGAAACAAAGAGGAAAGACTAAAAAAGATAG gaaatatAATGGTCATATTGAAAACAAACCCTTAACCATTCCAAAAGACATTGATCTTCATCTGGAAACAAAATCTGTGACTGAAAGGGATACTATCG CATTGCATTATTTTCCGGAATATCAGTGGCTGGTGGATTTCACTGTTGCAGCCACAGTTGTGTATGTGGTGACAGAAGCCTATTACAGTGTTGTGAAGCCCTCACAAGAAATGAATATCAGTGTAGTGTGGTGTCTGCTTGTCTTGGCTTTTGCAGT TAAGGTACTGTTTTCATTGACTACCCACTATTTCAAAGTTGAGGATGGAGGCGAAAGATCAGTCTGTGTTacctttggttttttcttcttcgtGAAAGCAATGGCAATTCTCATTGTGACAGAAAACTATCTAGAGTTTGGACTGGAATCAG GATTCTCGAATTTCTCGGAGAGTGCCATGCAGTTTCTTGAAAAGCAGGGTTTGGAATCCCA aacaTTGCTACATTTAAACTTCTTGGCACCTTTATTTATGGTTCTACTGTGGGTAAAACCAATCACCAAGGATTACATTATGAACCCACCTTTGGGCAAAGAGAGTGTCCCTTT AATGTCAGAAGATACATTTGACACCATGAGGTTGTGGATTATAATCCTGCTGTGTGCTTTACGGTTGGCTATGATGCGTCACCATTTACAGGCCTATCTGAATTTAGCCCAGAAAAGCGTGGATCAGATGAAAAAGGAAGCTGGCAGAATAAATATGGTCGATTTACAGAAAATG GTGGCTCGGGTATTCTATTATCTTTGCGTAATTGCACTGCAGTATGTTGCACCATTGGTAATGCTCCTTCACACAACTCTGCTCTTGAAAACACTAG gTAATTATTCTTGGGGTATCTACCCGGAACTGAATTCTGACACTCCAGTAGAAAACAGTCCGCTTCCCAGCTCAGTTTATTCTGAGTCTCCACCTGCTGATGGAAAGATGAAAGTAACTGTCGTACAAATAACAATGGCTTTGGGAAGCCTAAAGAATATTTTCACTCCTCTCCTGTTCCGGGGACTCCTGTCTTTCCTTACCTGGTGGATTGCTGCTTGCCTCTTTTCTACAAGCCTTTTTGGGCTTTTCTATCACCAGTACCTGACTGTGGCGTGA
- the TMEM161B gene encoding transmembrane protein 161B isoform X2: MCWERDRAGRLERQRRRRRGGPGPAPCLRWYQHPTEEELRTLAGKQRGKTKKDRKYNGHIENKPLTIPKDIDLHLETKSVTERDTIALHYFPEYQWLVDFTVAATVVYVVTEAYYSVVKPSQEMNISVVWCLLVLAFAVKVLFSLTTHYFKVEDGGERSVCVTFGFFFFVKAMAILIVTENYLEFGLESGFSNFSESAMQFLEKQGLESQGPVSKLTFKLFLAVLCSLIGAFLTFPGLRLAQMHLDALNLATEKITQTLLHLNFLAPLFMVLLWVKPITKDYIMNPPLGKESVPLMSEDTFDTMRLWIIILLCALRLAMMRHHLQAYLNLAQKSVDQMKKEAGRINMVDLQKMVARVFYYLCVIALQYVAPLVMLLHTTLLLKTLGNYSWGIYPELNSDTPVENSPLPSSVYSESPPADGKMKVTVVQITMALGSLKNIFTPLLFRGLLSFLTWWIAACLFSTSLFGLFYHQYLTVA, from the exons tttacGGTGGTATCAGCATCCTACGGAAGAAGAACTACGGACTCTTGCAGGGAAACAAAGAGGAAAGACTAAAAAAGATAG gaaatatAATGGTCATATTGAAAACAAACCCTTAACCATTCCAAAAGACATTGATCTTCATCTGGAAACAAAATCTGTGACTGAAAGGGATACTATCG CATTGCATTATTTTCCGGAATATCAGTGGCTGGTGGATTTCACTGTTGCAGCCACAGTTGTGTATGTGGTGACAGAAGCCTATTACAGTGTTGTGAAGCCCTCACAAGAAATGAATATCAGTGTAGTGTGGTGTCTGCTTGTCTTGGCTTTTGCAGT TAAGGTACTGTTTTCATTGACTACCCACTATTTCAAAGTTGAGGATGGAGGCGAAAGATCAGTCTGTGTTacctttggttttttcttcttcgtGAAAGCAATGGCAATTCTCATTGTGACAGAAAACTATCTAGAGTTTGGACTGGAATCAG GATTCTCGAATTTCTCGGAGAGTGCCATGCAGTTTCTTGAAAAGCAGGGTTTGGAATCCCA ggGTCCTGTGTCTAAACTAACCTTCAAATTGTTCCTGGCTGTTCTGTGTTCACTTATTGGTGCTTTTTTGACATTCCCTGGCTTGCGACTGGCTCAAATGCATCTGGATGCTCTGAATttagcaacagaaaaaataacaca aacaTTGCTACATTTAAACTTCTTGGCACCTTTATTTATGGTTCTACTGTGGGTAAAACCAATCACCAAGGATTACATTATGAACCCACCTTTGGGCAAAGAGAGTGTCCCTTT AATGTCAGAAGATACATTTGACACCATGAGGTTGTGGATTATAATCCTGCTGTGTGCTTTACGGTTGGCTATGATGCGTCACCATTTACAGGCCTATCTGAATTTAGCCCAGAAAAGCGTGGATCAGATGAAAAAGGAAGCTGGCAGAATAAATATGGTCGATTTACAGAAAATG GTGGCTCGGGTATTCTATTATCTTTGCGTAATTGCACTGCAGTATGTTGCACCATTGGTAATGCTCCTTCACACAACTCTGCTCTTGAAAACACTAG gTAATTATTCTTGGGGTATCTACCCGGAACTGAATTCTGACACTCCAGTAGAAAACAGTCCGCTTCCCAGCTCAGTTTATTCTGAGTCTCCACCTGCTGATGGAAAGATGAAAGTAACTGTCGTACAAATAACAATGGCTTTGGGAAGCCTAAAGAATATTTTCACTCCTCTCCTGTTCCGGGGACTCCTGTCTTTCCTTACCTGGTGGATTGCTGCTTGCCTCTTTTCTACAAGCCTTTTTGGGCTTTTCTATCACCAGTACCTGACTGTGGCGTGA
- the TMEM161B gene encoding transmembrane protein 161B isoform X3, translated as MVMASVIQKIIPHYSLARWLLCSGSLRWYQHPTEEELRTLAGKQRGKTKKDRKYNGHIENKPLTIPKDIDLHLETKSVTERDTIALHYFPEYQWLVDFTVAATVVYVVTEAYYSVVKPSQEMNISVVWCLLVLAFAVKVLFSLTTHYFKVEDGGERSVCVTFGFFFFVKAMAILIVTENYLEFGLESGFSNFSESAMQFLEKQGLESQGPVSKLTFKLFLAVLCSLIGAFLTFPGLRLAQMHLDALNLATEKITQTLLHLNFLAPLFMVLLWVKPITKDYIMNPPLGKESVPLMSEDTFDTMRLWIIILLCALRLAMMRHHLQAYLNLAQKSVDQMKKEAGRINMVDLQKMVARVFYYLCVIALQYVAPLVMLLHTTLLLKTLGNYSWGIYPELNSDTPVENSPLPSSVYSESPPADGKMKVTVVQITMALGSLKNIFTPLLFRGLLSFLTWWIAACLFSTSLFGLFYHQYLTVA; from the exons tttacGGTGGTATCAGCATCCTACGGAAGAAGAACTACGGACTCTTGCAGGGAAACAAAGAGGAAAGACTAAAAAAGATAG gaaatatAATGGTCATATTGAAAACAAACCCTTAACCATTCCAAAAGACATTGATCTTCATCTGGAAACAAAATCTGTGACTGAAAGGGATACTATCG CATTGCATTATTTTCCGGAATATCAGTGGCTGGTGGATTTCACTGTTGCAGCCACAGTTGTGTATGTGGTGACAGAAGCCTATTACAGTGTTGTGAAGCCCTCACAAGAAATGAATATCAGTGTAGTGTGGTGTCTGCTTGTCTTGGCTTTTGCAGT TAAGGTACTGTTTTCATTGACTACCCACTATTTCAAAGTTGAGGATGGAGGCGAAAGATCAGTCTGTGTTacctttggttttttcttcttcgtGAAAGCAATGGCAATTCTCATTGTGACAGAAAACTATCTAGAGTTTGGACTGGAATCAG GATTCTCGAATTTCTCGGAGAGTGCCATGCAGTTTCTTGAAAAGCAGGGTTTGGAATCCCA ggGTCCTGTGTCTAAACTAACCTTCAAATTGTTCCTGGCTGTTCTGTGTTCACTTATTGGTGCTTTTTTGACATTCCCTGGCTTGCGACTGGCTCAAATGCATCTGGATGCTCTGAATttagcaacagaaaaaataacaca aacaTTGCTACATTTAAACTTCTTGGCACCTTTATTTATGGTTCTACTGTGGGTAAAACCAATCACCAAGGATTACATTATGAACCCACCTTTGGGCAAAGAGAGTGTCCCTTT AATGTCAGAAGATACATTTGACACCATGAGGTTGTGGATTATAATCCTGCTGTGTGCTTTACGGTTGGCTATGATGCGTCACCATTTACAGGCCTATCTGAATTTAGCCCAGAAAAGCGTGGATCAGATGAAAAAGGAAGCTGGCAGAATAAATATGGTCGATTTACAGAAAATG GTGGCTCGGGTATTCTATTATCTTTGCGTAATTGCACTGCAGTATGTTGCACCATTGGTAATGCTCCTTCACACAACTCTGCTCTTGAAAACACTAG gTAATTATTCTTGGGGTATCTACCCGGAACTGAATTCTGACACTCCAGTAGAAAACAGTCCGCTTCCCAGCTCAGTTTATTCTGAGTCTCCACCTGCTGATGGAAAGATGAAAGTAACTGTCGTACAAATAACAATGGCTTTGGGAAGCCTAAAGAATATTTTCACTCCTCTCCTGTTCCGGGGACTCCTGTCTTTCCTTACCTGGTGGATTGCTGCTTGCCTCTTTTCTACAAGCCTTTTTGGGCTTTTCTATCACCAGTACCTGACTGTGGCGTGA
- the TMEM161B gene encoding transmembrane protein 161B isoform X1: protein MGVIGVQLVVTMVMASVIQKIIPHYSLARWLLCSGSLRWYQHPTEEELRTLAGKQRGKTKKDRKYNGHIENKPLTIPKDIDLHLETKSVTERDTIALHYFPEYQWLVDFTVAATVVYVVTEAYYSVVKPSQEMNISVVWCLLVLAFAVKVLFSLTTHYFKVEDGGERSVCVTFGFFFFVKAMAILIVTENYLEFGLESGFSNFSESAMQFLEKQGLESQGPVSKLTFKLFLAVLCSLIGAFLTFPGLRLAQMHLDALNLATEKITQTLLHLNFLAPLFMVLLWVKPITKDYIMNPPLGKESVPLMSEDTFDTMRLWIIILLCALRLAMMRHHLQAYLNLAQKSVDQMKKEAGRINMVDLQKMVARVFYYLCVIALQYVAPLVMLLHTTLLLKTLGNYSWGIYPELNSDTPVENSPLPSSVYSESPPADGKMKVTVVQITMALGSLKNIFTPLLFRGLLSFLTWWIAACLFSTSLFGLFYHQYLTVA, encoded by the exons tttacGGTGGTATCAGCATCCTACGGAAGAAGAACTACGGACTCTTGCAGGGAAACAAAGAGGAAAGACTAAAAAAGATAG gaaatatAATGGTCATATTGAAAACAAACCCTTAACCATTCCAAAAGACATTGATCTTCATCTGGAAACAAAATCTGTGACTGAAAGGGATACTATCG CATTGCATTATTTTCCGGAATATCAGTGGCTGGTGGATTTCACTGTTGCAGCCACAGTTGTGTATGTGGTGACAGAAGCCTATTACAGTGTTGTGAAGCCCTCACAAGAAATGAATATCAGTGTAGTGTGGTGTCTGCTTGTCTTGGCTTTTGCAGT TAAGGTACTGTTTTCATTGACTACCCACTATTTCAAAGTTGAGGATGGAGGCGAAAGATCAGTCTGTGTTacctttggttttttcttcttcgtGAAAGCAATGGCAATTCTCATTGTGACAGAAAACTATCTAGAGTTTGGACTGGAATCAG GATTCTCGAATTTCTCGGAGAGTGCCATGCAGTTTCTTGAAAAGCAGGGTTTGGAATCCCA ggGTCCTGTGTCTAAACTAACCTTCAAATTGTTCCTGGCTGTTCTGTGTTCACTTATTGGTGCTTTTTTGACATTCCCTGGCTTGCGACTGGCTCAAATGCATCTGGATGCTCTGAATttagcaacagaaaaaataacaca aacaTTGCTACATTTAAACTTCTTGGCACCTTTATTTATGGTTCTACTGTGGGTAAAACCAATCACCAAGGATTACATTATGAACCCACCTTTGGGCAAAGAGAGTGTCCCTTT AATGTCAGAAGATACATTTGACACCATGAGGTTGTGGATTATAATCCTGCTGTGTGCTTTACGGTTGGCTATGATGCGTCACCATTTACAGGCCTATCTGAATTTAGCCCAGAAAAGCGTGGATCAGATGAAAAAGGAAGCTGGCAGAATAAATATGGTCGATTTACAGAAAATG GTGGCTCGGGTATTCTATTATCTTTGCGTAATTGCACTGCAGTATGTTGCACCATTGGTAATGCTCCTTCACACAACTCTGCTCTTGAAAACACTAG gTAATTATTCTTGGGGTATCTACCCGGAACTGAATTCTGACACTCCAGTAGAAAACAGTCCGCTTCCCAGCTCAGTTTATTCTGAGTCTCCACCTGCTGATGGAAAGATGAAAGTAACTGTCGTACAAATAACAATGGCTTTGGGAAGCCTAAAGAATATTTTCACTCCTCTCCTGTTCCGGGGACTCCTGTCTTTCCTTACCTGGTGGATTGCTGCTTGCCTCTTTTCTACAAGCCTTTTTGGGCTTTTCTATCACCAGTACCTGACTGTGGCGTGA